A segment of the Chitinophagaceae bacterium genome:
TCCACACAAGCCATAGTATCAATACAATCTTCTACCGAATTATCAGGCCGTGAAATTTTCCCTTCGGCAGCCAGCATTAATTGTTCCATACTTCCCATAAAGGCATGTGGGAACCAGCTGCCTTCAATTTTCCTTTCTTTCCACACGGGCTCTTTCCCTTCTTCCAGCAATACATATTCAAAACTGTCAGCAGCACCTCTTGGATAATTGATGAGTGCACCGAAGTTGATGATCACAGCACCCTTGCTTCCTTCAATTTTAATATATGATTGCTGCTTGGGCATGCCGTAGTTATGACAGTGATTGGTTAAAACATTTGCCCTGATCAGTTCTCCATAATCGAGTATGATATTACTCCGAACAGAAGAGAGTTCAGACATCGAAGGATGTTTCGTTGATTTTGCAAAAACAGATACAGGATTTCCCAGGAGATTTCTTACAAGATCGATATAATGAATGCTGTGATAAAGAATTTCCAGTCTTTGAGATGTAAACAGAAAATCCCAGAGATGCCAGGGAGTAAAAACATTTACGTTTATTTCAATATCATTGATTGCACCAATTGATCCATCAGCCATCATTTTTTTTACTTCCAGGATAAACGGCGCATAACGTAATTGAAAATTAACGGCCGCAGTCAGTTTCTTTTTCCGTGTAAGTTCCAGGATAGCCTTTGCGGATGCAATATTTTCACCCATCGGCTTCTGCATCAATACTGCAGAACCATCGGGTAATTGTTCAAGAATATTTATCAGGGCTTTCCCCGGCACTGCAACATCAAACACAACCTGTTCAGGTAACTGATGAAGCATTTCATCCAGGCTTTCAAACACAGTTGGAATATCAAAGTTCTTTGCTGTTTCAACCGATCGTGCAAAATCCAGGTCAAAAATACCCTGCACATGAAACCCTGCCATTTTATAGGCAGGCAAATGAGCTGTATTTACAATGCCTCCGGCACCGATAATATAGATCGGTAATGAAGTTTGTAAAGAAGAGGTTGAATCTGACATCATTTTATAAAATTACTTATACAGAACTGCCTAATTTGTTTCCATATGTTAATAATAGAACAGCGGTAATAAGAATAAGTATAGCAACAATCAGCAGCCTGATTGTTCTGTTACTGCTGTTTTTCCATTCCTTCATAACCAATCCTGCAACTGCACTCAGTAATACCAGCATAATCATATGAATAGCCCAACTGGTAAATTGATATTTCCCCATCCGCACATGACCTAATCCATAAAAAAAGAATTGACCATACCAGAGCAACCCTGTAAGTATGGACATCAAATAATTCATACCCAAACTTCCACCCTCTGCTGAAGTGAATTGCTGAAATGTTTTTTCCTTTTTATGTAAGAACAAGGTATACAGAAGAGCAATCACAAACGCACCTGAATTCGAAAAAATATAGATCACATTTCCCTGGTAATTTCCTGCACCATATTTAGCGGCCACATCTGCAATGGGCTGCCCCTGGTTCAGTGAAAAACCATAGAAAGCAGATAAGACACCAGCCAGTAAACAAATTGGCAATCCTATGCGTAAGGAAAAAGTGGTTTTATTATTTTCTCTCCGCTCAATATCTTTTTCTTTGCTTCTGCCTGCCATACCGCATACAGCAATCCCAACAACACCCATTGATATGCCGCTTACAAGATAAGAAACACCATTACTTAATAATATGGCATCAATTGTACCATCAACAATTGGTGGCAGTATTGTTCCCAGCACACAACTGATACCTACAGCAATGGCATAGGTTAATGAAAATCCAACATATCGGATTGCAATTCCAAACGCAGTTCCTCCTACCCCATAAGCCGTGCCCAGTAAGAA
Coding sequences within it:
- a CDS encoding rhamnose:proton symporter, whose product is MEVINGVLFHAVGASSASLCYTPQKKVKGWSWQTYWLTQASVCWLILPLIIAYFTIPQLITVLKEAPAAAMQKSFLLGTAYGVGGTAFGIAIRYVGFSLTYAIAVGISCVLGTILPPIVDGTIDAILLSNGVSYLVSGISMGVVGIAVCGMAGRSKEKDIERRENNKTTFSLRIGLPICLLAGVLSAFYGFSLNQGQPIADVAAKYGAGNYQGNVIYIFSNSGAFVIALLYTLFLHKKEKTFQQFTSAEGGSLGMNYLMSILTGLLWYGQFFFYGLGHVRMGKYQFTSWAIHMIMLVLLSAVAGLVMKEWKNSSNRTIRLLIVAILILITAVLLLTYGNKLGSSV
- a CDS encoding Gfo/Idh/MocA family oxidoreductase; this encodes MSDSTSSLQTSLPIYIIGAGGIVNTAHLPAYKMAGFHVQGIFDLDFARSVETAKNFDIPTVFESLDEMLHQLPEQVVFDVAVPGKALINILEQLPDGSAVLMQKPMGENIASAKAILELTRKKKLTAAVNFQLRYAPFILEVKKMMADGSIGAINDIEINVNVFTPWHLWDFLFTSQRLEILYHSIHYIDLVRNLLGNPVSVFAKSTKHPSMSELSSVRSNIILDYGELIRANVLTNHCHNYGMPKQQSYIKIEGSKGAVIINFGALINYPRGAADSFEYVLLEEGKEPVWKERKIEGSWFPHAFMGSMEQLMLAAEGKISRPDNSVEDCIDTMACVEAAYQSNEKGGVKLSDIK